One Lytechinus variegatus isolate NC3 chromosome 11, Lvar_3.0, whole genome shotgun sequence DNA segment encodes these proteins:
- the LOC121424109 gene encoding indole-3-acetic acid-amido synthetase GH3.17-like → MSTENITTLDVSYILNGRQSTMGQSASMTSHGITRSDLRKWRLSEKNKVELFGVFCFGILIYLSWQLMYGVTPTYLLYFCRVSVLTGAAMGAFIATHISLSLAPHCTPAHIMIIQYIFFQINSLIGAYFLRKLERDSAKCQQSQENFLLHQLKIRANSQYGRDFEFDTIKSVAEFRERHPLTDYSHYAKYIERVADGEADIVIPGFPSRLGISSGTTGKPKQIAISKERNVAFLFKIMPMVFHFVKVQYTPALSPLQKKCLLYVHTEPLKSPGGLSICPTTMLSLPDILNRIQFSTPPAGMRLTNERCALYIHALFALRDRCLGNLGTIFCSTMFTFFKMLESDWPKLVNDLRHGQIAKDLRLESSVRGSLEAELQAEPERADEVEKEFLKGFDGIALRLWPHLQGIFAISSGAMVVYARRLKDKYTKGLPIISSVYSSTEGTVAMLYDVKGLDSKYIMLPSDVFCEFIPVENGHENQPQTLLAEEVTVGQCYELALTTVDALYRYRMGDVVRIAGFHNKTPLLEFQYRTGEVLNVRSEKTPEASVAGAITATLDQWQGLTLVDFTATESPLYEEAMDIKDWSSCGYYMIFIELEDPYATFGKDLKQREKFASDLEANLRLKAQRYNHYRNINAIAPIRLIFLQPSAVDELRQYILERSSATVQQLKLPHKLRKTEWIRLLCNRELIQ, encoded by the exons ATGTCGACGGAGAATATAACAACCCTCGATGTCTCGTACATATTAAACGGCAGACAGTCAACCATGGGGCAGTCCGCTTCTATGACTTCTCACGGAATCACGAGAAGCG ATCTGAGGAAATGGCGTCTGTCCGAGAAGAACAAAGTTGAGCTGTTTGGAGTATTCTGTTTTGGGATACTGATCTATCTATCATGGCAACTCATGTATGGAGTCACACCAACATACCTCTTATATTtctgtcgag TTTCTGTCCTGACGGGGGCAGCCATGGGAGCATTTATAGCAACTCACATCTCACTCAGTCTAGCACCTCACTGCACCCCGGCTCACATCATGATCATCCAGTACATCTTCTTCCAAATCAACAGTCTTATCGGAGCCTACTTCCTCAGGAAACTGGAGCGTGACAGCGCCAAGTGTCAGCAAAGCCAAGAGAACTTTCTCCTGCACCAGTTAAAGATCCGAGCCAATTCGCAATATGGGAGGGACTTTGAGTTTGATACCATCAAATCAGTTGCAGAGTTCAGGGAACGCCATCCCCTGACCGATTACTCGCACTACGCAAAGTATATTGAGCGAGTTGCTGACGGGGAAGCCGATATAGTCATACCCGGTTTTCCATCAAGGTTAGGTATATCTTCCGGTACGACTGGGAAACCTAAACAAATTGCCATTTCGAAGGAAAGAAATGTCGCTTTCCTGTTCAAGATCATGCCGATGGTTTTTCATTTCGTTAAAGTGCAATACACACCAGCGTTGTCCCCTTTACAGAAGAAATGCTTGCTGTACGTCCACACCGAGCCTTTGAAATCTCCTGGAGGGTTGTCCATCTGTCCGACAACCATGCTGTCGCTTCCTGACATTCTTAACCGGATTCAATTCAGTACCCCACCAGCAGGGATGCGACTGACGAACGAACGATGTGCGCTCTACATCCACGCCCTCTTTGCTCTCAGGGACCGTTGCCTTGGCAACCTCGGAACCATCTTCTGCTCCACGATGTTCACATTCTTCAAGATGCTTGAGAGTGATTGGCCGAAACTGGTCAATGATCTTCGGCACGGACAGATCGCCAAAGACCTTCGGTTAGAAAGCAGTGTCCGAGGGTCTCTGGAAGCTGAACTGCAAGCTGAACCAGAAAGAGCAGATGAGGTGGAGAAAGAGTTTTTGAAAGGTTTTGATGGCATTGCCCTTCGTCTGTGGCCTCATCTTCAAGGAATATTTGCTATCTCATCTGGAGCGATGGTGGTTTATGCTCGAAGACTCAAGGACAAGTATACTAAAG GTCTGCCAATTATATCAAGTGTTTACAGTTCCACTGAAGGCACTGTAGCCATGCTGTACGATGTCAAAGGATTAGACTCGAAATATATCATGCTTCCATCCGATGTCTTCTGTGAATTCATTCCCGTAGAAAATGG TCATGAAAACCAGCCGCAAACTTTGTTAGCCGAGGAGGTGACGGTCGGACAATGTTATGAACTCGCTCTCACAACGGTCGACGCTCTCTATCGATATCGCATGGGCGATGTCGTAAGAATCGCCGGTTTCCATAACAAAACACCGCTACTGGAGTTCCAATATAG AACGGGAGAAGTATTAAATGTTCGATCAGAAAAGACACCCGAAGCATCCGTAGCGGGCGCCATAACAGCTACCTTGGACCAATGGCAAGGATTGACTTTAGTGGACTTCACTGCGACGGAAAGTCCGCTTTATGAAGAAGCCATGG ATATTAAAGACTGGAGTTCCTGCGGGTACTACATGATTTTCATTGAATTAGAAGATCCTTATGCAACATTTGGGAAAGATCTTAAACAGAGAGAAAAG TTTGCATCTGACTTGGAAGCCAATTTGCGACTAAAGGCCCAACGCTACAACCACTATCGCAACATCAACGCCATTGCTCCCATTCGATTGATCTTCCTTCAGCCCAGTGCCGTGGACGAACTTCGCCAGTACATCTTGGAACGATCCTCGGCCACCGTTCAACAGCTCAAACTCCCGCACAAGCTCCGTAAGACGGAATGGATTCGTCTTCTTTGCAATCGTGAACTTATTCAGTGA